The following coding sequences lie in one Anaerolineae bacterium genomic window:
- a CDS encoding SDR family oxidoreductase codes for MTGKTIFSLFDLTERVALVTGGAGLLGEQFCRTLAAAGAAVAVVDLNAQGAEKVAEAIRAHGGRAAAYAVDITDLEAVRSAVEDIVARWGRLDILVNSAALDPKVSAEGRVQAAGAFEDFPLDIWRQALEVNLTGMFLVTQAAVRPMKAQGKGSIINLCSTYGLVGPDQRIYQKPVQPPQYKPVYYTVTKAAVLGFTRYLATYYAGTQIRVNALTPGGVYNEQDEEFVRQYSARTVLGRMARKDEMNGALLFLASDASSYMTGANLVVDGGWTAW; via the coding sequence ATGACAGGAAAGACGATTTTCTCGCTGTTCGACTTGACCGAACGGGTGGCCCTGGTTACCGGTGGGGCAGGCTTGCTGGGTGAGCAGTTCTGCCGTACCCTGGCCGCGGCCGGGGCGGCGGTGGCCGTTGTGGATCTCAACGCCCAGGGCGCCGAAAAGGTGGCCGAGGCTATCCGGGCTCACGGCGGCCGTGCGGCTGCTTATGCGGTGGACATCACCGACCTGGAGGCCGTGCGCTCCGCCGTGGAAGATATCGTGGCCCGTTGGGGGCGGCTGGATATCCTGGTCAACAGCGCGGCCCTGGACCCCAAGGTGAGCGCCGAGGGCCGGGTGCAGGCGGCCGGGGCTTTTGAGGATTTTCCTCTGGACATCTGGCGGCAGGCTCTGGAGGTCAATCTCACGGGGATGTTCCTGGTCACTCAGGCCGCCGTGCGCCCGATGAAGGCCCAAGGTAAGGGGAGCATCATCAACCTTTGCTCCACTTATGGCCTGGTAGGCCCAGATCAGCGAATTTATCAGAAGCCCGTCCAGCCGCCTCAATACAAGCCGGTGTATTACACGGTGACCAAGGCCGCCGTGCTGGGCTTTACGCGTTATCTGGCTACCTACTACGCGGGCACCCAGATTCGCGTCAACGCCCTCACGCCGGGCGGAGTGTACAACGAACAGGATGAGGAGTTCGTGCGCCAGTACAGCGCCCGGACCGTGTTGGGCCGCATGGCGCGCAAGGACGAGATGAACGGGGCTTTGCTCTTCTTGGCCTCGGATGCCTCTTCCTACATGACAGGCGCCAATCTGGTGGTGGACGGCGGCTGGACGGCATGGTGA